One genomic segment of Alkalimarinus alittae includes these proteins:
- a CDS encoding glycosyltransferase family 4 protein has protein sequence MRIALLPDDYLPDSTLVHAKMFHELALEFKRLGHEPIIITPGSASQSKRLVIDKIDEIEIWRFRTGKTRGVGKVKRAINESLLSLNAWLAVRDSVKLNPFDLVVNYAPTIFFGPLVNRIKKVNPKSLSYLILRDMFPQWVIDEGMISEGSLIARYFRFFEEYNYRSSDVIGLMSEANEKYFNSMHPQFRPLEVLRNWSQVEPISVDSNALDVRSSCDLHGKVVFFYGGNIGHAQDMANIMRLARSLLKFPNAHFLLVGQGDEIDLVHRLKADWKLQNVTILPSVDQGSYKQLLKQVDIGLFSLAKSHKAHNFPGKLLGYMLESLPILGSLNPGNDLVEFINNQQAGFAFINGEDEALLGAALELLNAEELRSRQGKNAFRVLAEYFSVESAAAQIIKSVKGMGKIE, from the coding sequence ATGAGAATTGCATTATTGCCTGACGACTATCTACCAGATAGCACTTTAGTGCATGCTAAGATGTTTCATGAGTTAGCCTTAGAGTTTAAACGACTTGGCCATGAACCTATCATTATTACGCCTGGATCAGCCTCTCAATCGAAGAGGTTGGTTATTGATAAGATCGATGAGATCGAAATCTGGCGATTTAGAACAGGAAAAACACGAGGAGTCGGTAAGGTAAAACGAGCCATTAACGAAAGCTTATTATCTTTAAATGCTTGGTTAGCTGTGCGAGACAGCGTTAAATTAAACCCTTTTGATTTGGTTGTGAATTATGCGCCTACTATTTTTTTTGGGCCATTGGTAAATAGAATAAAGAAGGTTAATCCCAAAAGCCTCTCTTATTTAATTTTACGAGATATGTTTCCGCAATGGGTTATTGATGAAGGTATGATTTCGGAGGGGTCACTAATAGCCCGTTACTTCAGGTTTTTTGAGGAGTATAACTACCGAAGTTCGGATGTTATCGGGTTGATGTCTGAGGCAAACGAAAAATACTTTAATTCAATGCATCCTCAGTTTAGACCGTTAGAGGTATTGCGAAACTGGTCTCAGGTTGAGCCGATTTCAGTTGATTCAAATGCGTTAGATGTTCGCTCTTCTTGTGATCTTCATGGCAAGGTGGTTTTTTTTTATGGTGGTAATATTGGTCATGCTCAAGACATGGCTAATATTATGCGGTTAGCTAGAAGTCTACTTAAATTCCCTAATGCCCATTTCTTACTGGTAGGGCAGGGAGATGAAATAGACCTAGTTCACCGTTTAAAAGCTGACTGGAAACTTCAAAATGTCACTATTTTGCCTTCAGTCGACCAAGGTTCGTATAAGCAGCTTTTGAAGCAGGTTGATATAGGGCTTTTCTCGTTAGCTAAAAGCCATAAAGCCCATAACTTCCCGGGAAAGCTTCTTGGTTATATGTTGGAGTCTTTACCCATTCTAGGAAGTTTAAACCCAGGCAACGACTTGGTTGAGTTTATAAATAATCAGCAGGCTGGCTTTGCATTTATTAATGGTGAAGATGAAGCGCTCCTTGGGGCTGCGTTAGAACTACTTAATGCTGAAGAGTTACGAAGTAGACAAGGGAAAAATGCCTTTCGAGTGTTAGCTGAGTATTTCTCTGTTGAGTCTGCAGCAGCACAAATTATAAAGTCAGTAAAAGGGATGGGTAAAATAGAATGA
- the wecB gene encoding non-hydrolyzing UDP-N-acetylglucosamine 2-epimerase produces the protein MKKLKVVTVVGTRPEIIRLSRTIAKLDQYCEHILVHTGQNYDYELNQIFFEDMGIRAPDIFLECAGETPADTMAQVISKSDKMFADISPEALLILGDTNSALSAISAKRRKIPIFHMEAGNRCFDLRVPEEINRKIVDHISDVNMPYSDIAREYLLSEGVKPDLIVKTGSPMDEVLSFYKEKIDSSTVLNTLELKKGQYFVVSVHREENVDSEKNIHSYVDVLSTLADKYGLPVIVSTHPRTRKKIDSLNLKFHPLVRLMKPLGFSDYVRLQMDSKLVLSDSGTITEESSILNFAAINIRDAQERPEGFEEGAVMFTGMSVERILQAVSILECQSTGDQRLINVVQNYIAPNVSEKVVRTIISYTDYVNRVVWKKH, from the coding sequence GTGAAAAAACTAAAAGTCGTTACTGTGGTAGGTACTAGGCCCGAGATTATTCGTCTTTCTAGAACTATAGCCAAACTAGATCAGTACTGTGAGCATATTTTAGTGCATACAGGGCAAAATTATGACTATGAACTAAATCAGATCTTTTTTGAAGATATGGGGATTCGTGCTCCAGATATTTTTCTTGAGTGTGCGGGTGAAACGCCCGCAGACACCATGGCGCAAGTCATTAGCAAGTCAGATAAGATGTTTGCTGATATATCCCCTGAGGCATTACTTATATTAGGTGATACCAATAGTGCGCTTTCTGCGATATCTGCAAAGAGAAGAAAGATCCCTATTTTCCACATGGAAGCTGGGAATCGATGCTTTGATTTACGTGTACCTGAGGAGATAAACCGCAAAATTGTCGATCATATATCTGACGTAAATATGCCTTACAGTGATATTGCTCGGGAATACTTGTTAAGCGAAGGTGTTAAGCCTGATCTTATTGTAAAAACCGGTAGCCCGATGGATGAGGTATTGTCTTTTTATAAAGAAAAAATAGATTCATCTACTGTACTGAATACACTTGAGCTTAAAAAAGGTCAGTACTTTGTTGTTAGTGTGCATCGTGAAGAGAATGTTGACTCTGAAAAAAATATACACAGCTATGTTGATGTGTTAAGTACGTTAGCTGATAAGTATGGGTTGCCGGTTATCGTGTCTACCCACCCTCGTACACGTAAGAAGATCGACTCCCTTAATCTAAAATTCCACCCTTTGGTGCGCTTAATGAAACCACTAGGGTTTAGCGATTATGTACGGTTACAGATGGACTCTAAGTTGGTTTTAAGCGATAGCGGAACCATCACAGAAGAGTCTTCAATTTTAAATTTTGCAGCCATAAATATTAGAGACGCCCAAGAAAGACCTGAGGGTTTTGAAGAAGGGGCTGTCATGTTTACTGGTATGAGTGTTGAGCGAATATTACAAGCGGTAAGTATTCTAGAATGCCAGTCAACGGGTGATCAACGCTTGATTAACGTAGTACAAAACTATATTGCACCGAATGTATCTGAAAAAGTGGTACGTACAATTATCAGCTACACAGATTATGTAAATCGAGTTGTGTGGAAAAAGCATTAA
- a CDS encoding UDP-glucose 4-epimerase family protein has product MSFLLTGYTGFLGSQLREELPKHTVLLGRAPIKGAEHYHASFVEGEDYSAALNGVECVIHCAARVHVMDDSATDPLSIFRAVNTEGTLNLAEQAAKVGVKRFIFISSIKVNGEQTLAGNPFKPDDENVPDDPYALSKYEAEIGLRELSQKTGMEVVIIRPPLVYGPGVKGNFTSMMRWLENGVPLPLGAINNLRSLVSLDNLVDLIKVCIEHPQAANETFLVSDDNDLSTTQLLSKLVGGLGAPKRLFPVPTPMLNTCAYLLGKKDIAQRLLSSLQVDISKTKSLLKWSPPHTVNESLNKTARYFLNHKKSCIY; this is encoded by the coding sequence ATGAGTTTTCTTTTAACTGGATATACAGGCTTTCTGGGCTCACAACTTAGGGAAGAGCTTCCAAAACACACGGTATTACTGGGTAGAGCTCCTATTAAGGGGGCCGAACATTATCATGCTTCATTTGTAGAGGGTGAAGATTATAGTGCGGCGCTTAATGGGGTAGAGTGTGTGATTCATTGTGCCGCTAGAGTCCATGTAATGGATGACTCAGCAACTGACCCTTTATCTATATTTAGAGCCGTAAATACAGAGGGCACTCTTAATTTAGCCGAACAAGCCGCTAAAGTTGGCGTTAAACGCTTCATTTTTATTAGTTCCATTAAAGTAAATGGCGAACAGACTTTAGCTGGAAACCCTTTTAAACCAGATGATGAAAATGTGCCCGACGATCCATATGCGCTGAGTAAGTATGAAGCTGAAATAGGCTTGCGGGAATTATCTCAAAAAACAGGGATGGAAGTCGTTATCATTCGTCCACCCTTAGTGTATGGTCCAGGCGTAAAAGGTAATTTTACTAGCATGATGCGTTGGCTAGAAAATGGCGTTCCACTTCCGCTTGGTGCGATTAACAACCTGCGAAGTTTAGTATCATTAGATAACTTGGTCGACCTTATTAAGGTTTGTATTGAACACCCCCAAGCAGCTAATGAAACATTTTTGGTTTCAGATGATAACGACCTATCAACGACACAGTTGTTATCAAAGCTTGTGGGAGGATTGGGTGCTCCTAAGAGGCTTTTTCCCGTACCTACCCCTATGTTAAATACTTGTGCATACTTGTTAGGTAAAAAGGATATCGCACAGCGTTTATTGAGTTCGCTACAAGTAGATATTTCAAAAACCAAATCACTTTTAAAGTGGTCGCCTCCACATACAGTTAATGAAAGTTTGAACAAAACAGCACGTTATTTTTTAAATCATAAGAAAAGTTGCATTTACTAA
- a CDS encoding polysaccharide biosynthesis protein encodes MFDNKVLLITGGTGSFGNAVLRRFLNTDIAEIRIFSRDEKKQDDMRKQYNHPKLKFYIGDVRDFQSVSNAMRGVDYVYHAAALKQVPSCEFYPLEAVKTNVIGTENVLEASISHGVKRVVCLSTDKAVYPINAMGISKAMMEKVIVAKSRNLQSTNTTICCTRYGNVMASRGSVIPLFIRQVVNGDPITITDPLMTRFMMTLDDAVDLVLHAFEHGENGDIFVQKAPAATIDVLVKSLLEILDEKGHSVNVIGTRHGEKLFEALCSREEMFVAQEQGEYYRIPADKRDLNYSKFFEDGESDLSVVEDYNSHNTERLDIEGMKTLLRKLDFIREIESGNVFVPEGV; translated from the coding sequence ATGTTTGATAATAAAGTATTGTTAATCACCGGTGGTACAGGGTCATTCGGTAATGCCGTTTTGAGGCGATTTTTAAATACAGATATTGCTGAAATTCGTATCTTCAGCCGTGATGAAAAGAAACAAGATGATATGCGTAAACAGTATAATCATCCAAAGCTCAAATTTTATATCGGTGATGTTCGGGACTTTCAAAGTGTCTCAAATGCAATGCGTGGGGTTGACTATGTTTACCATGCTGCAGCGTTGAAGCAGGTTCCTTCATGTGAGTTTTATCCCTTGGAAGCGGTGAAAACAAATGTAATCGGTACAGAAAACGTTCTTGAAGCGTCAATATCTCATGGTGTTAAACGTGTTGTTTGCTTAAGTACCGATAAGGCGGTTTACCCAATCAATGCAATGGGTATTTCGAAAGCAATGATGGAAAAAGTTATTGTCGCAAAAAGCCGTAATTTGCAAAGTACAAATACTACTATTTGCTGTACTCGTTACGGTAATGTAATGGCATCACGAGGGTCGGTTATTCCGTTGTTTATCAGACAGGTTGTAAATGGAGACCCCATTACGATTACTGACCCATTGATGACTCGATTTATGATGACATTAGATGATGCGGTGGATCTAGTGCTACATGCGTTTGAGCATGGAGAAAATGGTGACATTTTTGTACAAAAGGCGCCCGCAGCGACAATCGATGTACTGGTAAAATCATTACTTGAAATATTAGATGAAAAGGGTCACTCGGTTAATGTTATTGGTACTCGGCATGGCGAAAAGTTATTCGAAGCCCTATGTAGTAGAGAGGAAATGTTTGTAGCTCAGGAGCAGGGTGAGTATTATCGTATTCCTGCAGATAAACGAGATCTAAATTATTCGAAGTTTTTCGAGGATGGAGAGTCTGACTTATCTGTAGTCGAAGATTATAACTCTCACAACACTGAGCGGTTAGATATTGAAGGGATGAAGACGCTGTTGAGGAAACTCGATTTTATTCGAGAAATAGAAAGTGGAAATGTTTTTGTACCAGAGGGTGTTTAA
- a CDS encoding dTDP-4-dehydrorhamnose reductase family protein: MRILILGATGMLGYSLFSNLRDYPEFEVFGTVRNIKGKEAFFDNSLSSLVFGVDVTDVTQLEHAIQSINPAVVINCIGLIKQHDVSKQHVNAIEINALLPHQIARACSQNGAKLIHFSTDCVFSGKTGGYSEESLPDAIDLYGRSKCLGEVVYPPHLTLRTSIIGHELNSSVSLIDWFLSQAGEVKGFSKAIFSGLPTCYIAKLLAESVLKAPDLTGLYHLSVTPIDKYTLLTQVAEIYGKRIVINESLELVIDRSLNSQRLKEQLTLPLPSWPELINFMHKDFNKRYQQ; the protein is encoded by the coding sequence ATGCGCATTTTAATTTTAGGCGCCACTGGCATGCTAGGCTATAGCCTGTTTTCAAATTTACGTGATTATCCTGAATTTGAAGTGTTTGGTACGGTTAGAAATATCAAAGGCAAAGAAGCTTTTTTTGATAACTCACTTTCCTCATTAGTGTTTGGTGTTGATGTCACTGACGTTACTCAGTTAGAACATGCTATTCAGTCAATCAATCCAGCGGTGGTTATCAATTGTATTGGGCTAATAAAGCAGCATGATGTATCTAAGCAGCATGTTAATGCGATTGAAATTAATGCACTTCTACCGCATCAGATCGCTAGAGCATGCAGCCAAAATGGGGCAAAATTAATTCATTTTTCAACAGATTGTGTGTTTTCCGGTAAAACAGGTGGCTACAGTGAAGAAAGTTTACCTGATGCTATCGATTTATATGGGCGATCTAAGTGCCTAGGAGAGGTAGTTTATCCGCCCCATTTAACCCTGAGAACATCTATTATCGGGCATGAGCTAAATTCCTCGGTAAGCTTGATTGACTGGTTTTTATCTCAGGCAGGAGAAGTAAAAGGGTTCTCAAAGGCGATATTTTCTGGGTTGCCAACCTGCTATATCGCAAAGTTGTTGGCTGAGTCTGTCCTCAAAGCGCCGGATCTTACAGGGTTGTATCATTTGTCTGTGACACCTATCGATAAATATACCTTATTAACGCAAGTTGCCGAAATCTACGGTAAACGAATCGTTATTAATGAATCTTTAGAGTTGGTGATTGACCGCTCATTAAACTCTCAGCGACTTAAAGAGCAATTAACGCTACCCTTACCATCATGGCCTGAATTAATTAACTTTATGCATAAAGATTTCAACAAAAGGTATCAGCAGTGA
- a CDS encoding sugar transferase: protein MNSLLFRLLDFTAAFFGLFLTAPMLLIVVILGYFDTGSPIFMQQRVGKNKKPFTLIKFRTMSVGTQSVASHLTSTASVTKMGGFLRKTKIDELPQLINVLRGEMSLVGPRPCLYNQEELIEAREFRGVFDVLPGITGLAQVNEIDMSTPELLAEWDVKMIKSFSLGAYFRYILMTATGKGSGDRVS from the coding sequence ATGAATTCGTTATTATTTAGACTATTAGATTTTACTGCTGCATTTTTCGGTTTATTTCTGACTGCACCTATGCTATTGATTGTTGTCATTTTAGGCTACTTTGACACAGGGTCTCCTATATTCATGCAGCAGCGAGTAGGTAAAAATAAGAAACCATTTACTTTGATTAAATTTCGGACTATGAGCGTTGGAACTCAGTCGGTTGCCAGCCATTTAACGAGTACCGCTTCGGTTACAAAAATGGGTGGTTTTCTTCGTAAAACGAAGATTGATGAGCTGCCACAGCTAATTAATGTATTAAGAGGCGAAATGAGCTTAGTTGGGCCAAGACCTTGTCTATATAATCAAGAAGAGTTAATCGAGGCACGAGAGTTTCGTGGTGTGTTTGATGTTTTGCCCGGGATTACCGGACTTGCTCAAGTGAATGAAATTGATATGTCTACGCCTGAACTTCTAGCTGAGTGGGATGTAAAGATGATTAAGTCATTTTCTTTAGGTGCTTATTTTCGCTATATTTTGATGACTGCAACTGGCAAAGGCTCTGGTGATAGAGTATCTTAA